From Mercenaria mercenaria strain notata chromosome 17, MADL_Memer_1, whole genome shotgun sequence, the proteins below share one genomic window:
- the LOC123535569 gene encoding uncharacterized protein LOC123535569 translates to MELDTNIVVHRQKLFGSALKSYFLRKITKYQNILLKNGIHLSNQSYSCDDSLAMPGSQSFEDQIELVIGHKSASPSACKAFWKIGNRISTIKLFRWIYLIVQRTKAARILHHLDGISEGEIETVIKSVGEEIAVAFEYQLYLLEGDLEIIKLAQHAGACIITYLNSKEAHYAPESLLQAILEVKPQSNSNKEILKTRTICFKNQQVCLRWRLSQVLKQPGLRTIPSDMGEVSNEKSSPEKGDEQPQHDDEKVDGILQGAPNNLIETQQSVNIEQDKSKEELNSVSEDLTTTKNTENDNTTSGENVEEKQGNTLSTNSSGHDESLIYVAESKKTRKHRRITAVDMDFEKGVMKVTDYSVEASDFSPIGNETSQVDGSDSTSIDEDLDSEHDNVECNLLENRNSINTLSLDNSLEENAIPRNLESAMVSSADGVKLLKNRQLNKTNKDNKLDEFVSDEQVASKNEEIENVFDTGTCNKNGENNSDIKMLNEDGAECSGIYTTEYISHNSVNTQSNITNNTGDLYDQKDVHAHETDVLSSDNTYQSKQEPNITTVETVVTQGDDSMPDVASIDKSYIFYGCFTPYGAKCRPEIYGYRGPLHVWNEVERCYTLIYNDTVTVTRKNQRQIKNSSLDFHQTYIPKTVCRH, encoded by the exons ATGGAACTGGATACAAATATAGTCGTGCATAGACAGAAACTATTCGGTTCTGCATTAAAATCATACTTCTtgagaaaaattacaaaatatcaaaacattctCCTGAAAAATGGTATTCATCTCTCAAATCAAAGCTATAGCTGTGATGACAGTCTCGCTATGCCCGGGAGTCAGTCATTCGAAGATCAAATAGAACTAGTGATTGGACACAAATCTGCTTCACCAAGTGCTTGCAAAGCCTTCTGGAAGATTGGAAATCGGATTAGCACTATAAAGCTGTTCAGATGGATTTATTTAATTGTTCAGAGAACCAAGGCCGCGAGAATTTTGCATCATTTAGATGGTATATCAGAAGGTGAAATTGAGACTGTGATAAAATCTGTAGGAGAAGAGATTGCCGTGGCATTCGAGTACCAGTTGTATCTCCTGGAAGGTGATTTAGAGATCATCAAACTGGCACAGCATGCAGGGGCATGTATCATAACGTACTTGAATTCCAAAGAGGCACATTATGCCCCAGAGAGTTTGCTTCAAGCGATTCTTGAG GTAAAACCACAAAGTAACAGCAACAAAGAAATCCTAAAAACTAGAACAATTTGTTTCAAAAACCAACAAGTCTGTTTAAGATGGAGACTGAGTCAAGTCCTGAAACAACCTGGACTGAGAACCATTCCAAGTGATATGGGTGAAGTAAGCAATGAGAAATCAAGTCCGGAAAAAGGTGATGAACAACCCCAACATGATGATGAAAAAGTAGATGGGATACTGCAGGGTGCTCCAAATAATTTAATAGAAACACAGCAGTCAGTTAATATTGAGCAAGATAAAAGTAAAGAAGAATTGAATAGTGTATCAGAAGATCTAACCACAACAAAAAATACCGAAAATGATAATACAACTTCAGGTGAAAATGTGGAAGAGAAACAAGGTAATACTTTAAGTACGAATAGTTCAGGGCATGATGAAAGTTTAATTTATGTAGCCGAGTCAAAGAAAACAAGAAAGCACAGAAGAATCACTGCAGTTGATATGGACTTCGAGAAAGGTGTGATGAAAGTCACAGATTACAGTGTGGAAGCAAGCGACTTTAGTCCCATTGGGAACGAAACTTCACAAGTTGATGGCAGTGACTCCACATCTATTGATGAAGATCTAGATTCGGAACATGACAATGTAGAATGTAACTTGTTGGAAAACAGAAACTCCATAAACACTCTCAGCTTAGATAATTCTCTGGAAGAAAATGCTATTCCAAGGAATTTAGAAAGTGCCATGGTTAGTAGTGCAGATGGAGTCAAACTTCTTAAAAATCGTCAGCTGAACAAGACTAATAAGGACAATAAACTTGATGAATTTGTTTCAGACGAACAAGTTGCCAGTAAAAATGAggaaatagaaaatgtttttgatacagGAACATGCAATAAAAATGGTGAAAACAACAGCGATATCAAAATGCTCAATGAAGACGGTGCTGAATGTAGTGGAATTTATACCACTGAATACATATCACATAACTCTGTAAATACTCAAAGTAACATAACTAATAACACAGGAGATTTGTATGATCAGAAAGATGTACATGCTCATGAAACTGACGTACTTTCCAGTGACAATACATATCAGTCTAAACAAGAACCAAACATTACAACTGTTGAAACTGTTGTTACACAGGGTGATGACTCTATGCCAGATGTTGCCAGCATTGataaatcttatattttctaCGGCTGTTTTACCCCATATGGTGCTAAATGTAGACCGGAGATTTATGGTTATCGAGGACCACTGCATGTTTGGAACGAGGTGGAAAGATGCTATACACTTATTTACAATGACACAGTTACTGTTACCAGAAAAAACCAAAGACAGATTAAAAACAGTTCcctagattttcatcaaacatatATTCCAAAAACAGTTTGCAGGCATTAA